A single window of Phycisphaerae bacterium DNA harbors:
- a CDS encoding MATE family efflux transporter encodes MARHFKGRWQGPGGYRELLVVAIPLILSTASWSVHHFVDRVFLTWYSPQAVAAALPAGNLCFTFMSLFMFTGNYVSTFVSQYHGAGRPERIGPSIWQGNYIAMIGGVVMLALIPFAEPLFAFIGHEPPIDRLETVYFQILCLGAFPAIASAAMSGLFAGLGRTWPIVWVNVAGTAVNLALDPLMIFGWYGFPEMGIAGAAWATVIAHFITFAIYAALLARPYYNRLYHTVSGYRFDRELFGRLIRYGAPSGVQALIDIGAFSVFILLLGRLGQAQLAASNIAFTVNTLAFMPMMGIGIALSVLVGQSIGKGRPDFGQRSTWSGFHLTLLYMSLIACLCFFAPDLLIKPFAYRSENPQEFQQLRPLIVTLLKFVAVYSVFDAMNIVFASAIKGAGDTRYVMFMIVVVAGGVLVVPSYIALEHLDAGLYAAWTIVSLYVIILDFSFLLRFLKGKWKTMRVIEEVPPGLPTSYPEVPAVEAEL; translated from the coding sequence ATCGCCCGACATTTCAAAGGCCGCTGGCAAGGGCCCGGCGGATACCGCGAACTCCTGGTCGTCGCCATCCCGCTGATCCTCAGCACCGCCTCCTGGTCCGTCCACCACTTCGTCGACCGCGTGTTCCTGACCTGGTACTCGCCACAGGCCGTCGCCGCCGCGCTGCCCGCCGGTAACCTCTGTTTCACCTTCATGAGCCTCTTCATGTTCACCGGCAACTACGTCAGCACCTTCGTCTCCCAATACCACGGCGCCGGCCGGCCCGAACGCATCGGACCCTCCATCTGGCAGGGCAACTACATCGCCATGATCGGCGGCGTCGTCATGCTCGCCCTCATCCCCTTCGCCGAGCCGCTCTTCGCCTTCATCGGCCACGAGCCGCCCATCGACCGACTCGAAACCGTCTACTTTCAGATCCTCTGCCTCGGCGCTTTTCCCGCCATCGCCAGCGCCGCCATGTCCGGCCTGTTCGCCGGACTCGGTCGCACCTGGCCCATCGTGTGGGTCAACGTGGCCGGAACCGCCGTCAACCTCGCCCTCGACCCTCTGATGATCTTCGGCTGGTACGGATTCCCCGAAATGGGAATTGCCGGTGCCGCCTGGGCCACCGTCATCGCCCACTTTATCACCTTCGCGATTTACGCGGCTCTCCTGGCCCGGCCCTACTACAACCGCCTCTACCACACCGTCAGCGGCTACCGCTTCGATCGCGAACTCTTCGGCCGCCTCATCCGATACGGCGCGCCAAGCGGCGTCCAAGCCCTCATCGACATCGGGGCCTTCAGCGTCTTCATCCTCCTGCTCGGACGCCTCGGACAGGCCCAACTCGCCGCCAGCAACATCGCCTTCACCGTCAATACCCTCGCCTTTATGCCCATGATGGGAATCGGTATCGCCCTTTCCGTCCTGGTCGGTCAGAGCATCGGCAAGGGCCGGCCCGACTTCGGCCAGCGCAGCACCTGGTCCGGCTTCCACCTGACCCTGCTCTACATGTCCCTGATCGCCTGCCTCTGCTTCTTCGCGCCCGACCTGCTGATCAAGCCCTTCGCCTACCGCTCTGAGAATCCCCAGGAGTTCCAGCAGCTCCGCCCGCTGATCGTCACGCTCCTCAAGTTCGTCGCCGTCTACAGCGTCTTCGACGCCATGAACATCGTCTTTGCCTCCGCCATCAAGGGGGCCGGCGATACCCGCTACGTGATGTTCATGATCGTCGTCGTCGCCGGCGGCGTCCTCGTCGTTCCCAGCTACATCGCCCTCGAACACCTCGACGCCGGACTCTACGCGGCCTGGACCATCGTCTCCCTCTACGTGATCATCCTGGACTTCTCCTTCCTCCTGCGATTCCTCAAGGGCAAGTGGAAGACCATGCGCGTGATCGAAGAAGTCCCGCCCGGCCTGCCCACCTCCTACCCCGAAGTCCCCGCCGTCGAAGCCGAACTGTAA
- a CDS encoding PHP domain-containing protein encodes MLGNPFAVDGRWYKAAFHVHTTDSDGKMSPAETAKLYADLGYDLVVMTDHGGTENLPDSLPGTLVMPGAEVTTDDGTHVVVLGLEKPGRFHEPAQVRDLFERGQNGDVALIIGHPYWSHLKLDGMMALTGYSAVEVFNTTCSRGIGRGFSDVHWDDMSDLGRNLWALAVDDCHRTDIDAGVAWTMIKLRQPTRQGLLEAIHNGWMYASTGPVIHRIDVENDKITVLCDPVRRIDFIAGPAAGWGQSCHNGESFVLSRAAHTLAQGRNGYVRVQCVCPDGRRAWSNAFRVENGRFVPWPQQPYRWKRD; translated from the coding sequence GTGCTTGGCAATCCTTTCGCGGTTGACGGCCGATGGTACAAGGCGGCCTTTCACGTCCACACGACGGACTCCGACGGCAAAATGTCTCCCGCCGAGACGGCGAAGCTCTACGCCGACCTCGGCTACGACCTGGTCGTGATGACCGACCACGGCGGCACCGAAAACCTCCCCGACTCGCTGCCCGGAACCCTCGTCATGCCCGGCGCCGAAGTTACCACCGACGATGGCACCCACGTCGTGGTCCTCGGCCTCGAAAAACCCGGCCGCTTTCACGAGCCCGCGCAGGTCCGCGATCTCTTCGAACGCGGGCAAAACGGCGACGTCGCCCTGATCATCGGCCACCCATACTGGTCACACCTCAAGCTCGACGGCATGATGGCCCTCACCGGGTACAGCGCCGTCGAAGTCTTCAACACCACGTGCAGCCGCGGCATCGGACGCGGATTCTCCGACGTCCACTGGGACGATATGTCCGACCTCGGCCGTAACCTCTGGGCCCTCGCCGTCGACGATTGCCACCGCACCGACATCGACGCCGGAGTCGCCTGGACCATGATCAAACTCCGCCAGCCGACCCGCCAAGGGCTCCTCGAAGCCATCCACAACGGCTGGATGTACGCCTCCACCGGACCCGTCATCCACCGCATCGACGTCGAAAACGACAAGATCACCGTGCTCTGCGACCCGGTGCGACGAATCGACTTCATCGCCGGTCCCGCCGCCGGCTGGGGCCAGTCCTGCCACAACGGCGAGAGCTTCGTCCTCAGCCGCGCCGCCCACACCCTCGCGCAGGGCCGCAACGGCTACGTCCGCGTCCAGTGCGTCTGTCCCGACGGCCGAAGGGCCTGGAGCAACGCCTTCCGCGTCGAAAACGGCCGGTTCGTCCCGTGGCCGCAGCAACCCTACCGCTGGAAACGGGACTGA